The following are encoded in a window of Salegentibacter mishustinae genomic DNA:
- a CDS encoding protein-L-isoaspartate(D-aspartate) O-methyltransferase, giving the protein MQDNYRHKGKRQQLVKTVKKKGITDKAVLDAIGKIPRHLFMDSSFEDHAYQDKAFPIAADQTISQPYTVAFQTEKLEIEKGDKVLEIGTGSGYQTAVLCELGAKVYSIERQRELYRKTKMFLNKIGYRPKHLSFGDGYKGMPDYAPFDKIIVTAGAPFVPKDLLGQLKVGGRMVIPVGDDVQTMTLFIRKSPTEFDKTEFGQFRFVPLLGDKN; this is encoded by the coding sequence ATTCAGGACAATTATAGACATAAAGGAAAAAGACAACAATTGGTGAAGACCGTAAAGAAAAAGGGAATCACCGATAAAGCGGTTTTAGACGCGATTGGAAAAATTCCCAGGCATCTCTTTATGGATAGTAGTTTTGAAGATCACGCCTACCAGGATAAAGCTTTTCCTATTGCTGCAGATCAAACTATTTCCCAACCTTATACCGTTGCTTTTCAAACCGAAAAATTAGAAATCGAAAAAGGCGATAAAGTTTTGGAGATCGGAACCGGAAGTGGTTATCAGACCGCGGTTTTATGTGAACTTGGAGCGAAAGTTTACAGCATAGAACGCCAGCGAGAGCTTTATAGAAAAACAAAAATGTTTCTGAATAAAATAGGCTATCGTCCTAAGCATCTTAGTTTTGGAGATGGCTACAAAGGAATGCCAGATTATGCACCTTTTGATAAAATAATTGTAACTGCTGGCGCTCCTTTTGTTCCTAAAGATCTTTTAGGACAGTTAAAAGTTGGAGGCAGGATGGTAATTCCTGTGGGCGACGATGTGCAAACGATGACCCTTTTTATAAGAAAATCTCCTACTGAATTCGATAAAACCGAATTTGGGCAGTTTAGGTTCGTGCCTCTTCTTGGGGATAAGAATTAA
- a CDS encoding Gfo/Idh/MocA family protein, which yields MLKVGVLGAGHLGKIHLKLLNQSEKYELVGFYDASSENAEKISAEFGYKKFDIIEDLIEAVDVVDVVTPTLSHFEVAKKTITAGKHLFIEKPITNTFAEAEELIALAKKHGVKGQVGHVERFNPAFRAVASRIENPMFIEAHRLAEFNPRGTDVPVVLDLMIHDIDAVLSVVKSKVKNINASGVSVISDTPDIANARIEFENGCVANLTASRISMKNMRKSRFFQRDAYISVDFLEKKCEVVKMKDAPEKEDEYAMILQNAEGVKKQIYFDNPDVSPNNAILDELETFADAINNNTIPIVTLEQGAEALRVANGVIKSFSK from the coding sequence ATGTTGAAAGTTGGCGTGCTTGGTGCAGGACACTTAGGGAAGATACATTTAAAATTACTTAATCAGTCTGAAAAATATGAGCTCGTAGGTTTCTACGATGCCAGTTCAGAAAATGCTGAAAAGATTTCTGCGGAATTCGGTTATAAAAAATTCGATATCATAGAAGACCTCATCGAGGCGGTAGATGTGGTAGATGTAGTAACTCCTACCCTTTCCCATTTTGAAGTAGCAAAAAAAACAATTACGGCGGGTAAACATCTTTTTATAGAAAAACCCATTACCAATACATTTGCTGAAGCCGAAGAACTTATTGCCTTAGCCAAAAAACACGGTGTAAAAGGCCAGGTTGGTCACGTAGAGCGTTTTAACCCTGCATTTAGAGCCGTAGCTTCTCGAATTGAAAACCCTATGTTTATTGAGGCGCATCGTCTTGCAGAATTCAATCCTCGCGGCACAGATGTTCCGGTGGTTCTGGATTTAATGATCCACGATATTGATGCGGTTCTAAGCGTAGTAAAGTCGAAGGTGAAAAATATCAATGCCAGCGGAGTTTCAGTAATTAGCGATACTCCAGATATTGCAAACGCAAGAATTGAATTTGAAAACGGATGCGTGGCCAACTTAACCGCCAGCCGAATTTCAATGAAAAATATGCGCAAATCCAGATTTTTTCAGCGAGACGCTTATATTTCGGTAGATTTTCTGGAGAAAAAATGCGAGGTGGTAAAAATGAAAGATGCCCCTGAAAAAGAAGATGAATACGCGATGATCTTGCAAAATGCCGAAGGAGTGAAAAAACAAATCTATTTTGATAATCCTGATGTTTCCCCAAACAACGCCATTTTAGATGAGTTGGAAACTTTTGCTGACGCCATTAATAATAATACCATTCCAATAGTGACGCTGGAACAGGGCGCTGAAGCTTTGCGCGTTGCCAATGGAGTTATTAAAAGTTTTAGTAAATAA
- a CDS encoding 3-hydroxyacyl-CoA dehydrogenase family protein, giving the protein MKNIAVIGAGTMGNGIAHTFAQFGYKVNLIDISEESLDKGMKTISGNLDRMVSKEKISAADKETTLNNITTYTDIPKGVKEIDLVVEAATENEDLKLKIFKQLDENCSAETILASNTSSISITKIASVVSNPERVIGMHFMNPVPIMKLVEIIRGYNTSDKVTKSIMELSENLKKVPVEANDYPGFVANRILMPMINEAIETFYNNVAGVKEIDTVMKLGMAHPMGPLQLADFIGLDVCHSILEVMYDGFKNPKYAPCPLLTNMVMAGKLGIKSGEGFYDYSESKKAEKVSSQFS; this is encoded by the coding sequence ATGAAAAATATAGCAGTTATAGGAGCAGGAACTATGGGCAACGGAATCGCCCACACTTTTGCCCAATTTGGATACAAAGTAAACCTTATAGACATTTCAGAAGAAAGTCTGGATAAGGGAATGAAAACTATTTCTGGGAATTTAGACCGAATGGTTTCTAAAGAAAAAATAAGTGCAGCAGATAAAGAGACAACGCTTAACAATATCACAACATATACCGATATACCTAAAGGTGTTAAGGAAATAGACCTTGTAGTAGAAGCAGCTACAGAAAATGAAGACCTAAAACTTAAGATCTTTAAGCAACTGGACGAAAATTGCTCAGCAGAAACCATTTTGGCGAGTAATACTTCTTCGATTTCTATTACAAAAATCGCTTCTGTAGTTTCCAATCCAGAACGGGTAATTGGAATGCACTTTATGAACCCGGTGCCAATTATGAAACTGGTAGAGATTATACGCGGTTATAATACCAGCGATAAGGTTACTAAAAGCATTATGGAACTTTCAGAAAACCTGAAAAAAGTTCCGGTTGAAGCTAACGATTACCCGGGTTTTGTGGCCAACCGTATTTTAATGCCTATGATAAACGAGGCGATTGAAACTTTTTATAACAATGTGGCTGGTGTTAAGGAAATTGACACCGTAATGAAACTTGGAATGGCGCACCCAATGGGCCCACTTCAATTGGCCGATTTTATTGGTTTAGATGTTTGTCATTCTATCCTTGAAGTAATGTACGACGGTTTTAAAAACCCAAAATATGCGCCCTGTCCGTTATTGACTAATATGGTTATGGCCGGAAAACTGGGAATAAAATCTGGTGAAGGTTTTTATGATTATTCTGAAAGTAAAAAAGCCGAAAAGGTTTCTTCACAATTCAGCTAA
- a CDS encoding DUF1015 domain-containing protein, whose translation MTKILPFKAVRPQRAKAGLVATKSFEDYTEAEIRAILQYNPYSFLHILNPGYKFQHEITGGQRFQMVKNRYLEFKEENSFIKDEKPAYYLYKIVSRESSCCGIIAAASAEDYENNLIKKHEDTIAHRETLFKDYLKVVGFNTEPVLLTYPDNSKINDVIAQVMATRAEYEFATANREIHYLWKIDEEELLEQIKEEFEQMPHLYIADGHHRSASSYLLAQESKAANANHTGKEAYNYFLSYLISESNLKIHEFSRLVTDLNGHTKEEFLIQLDEYFRIENHGMEVYKPMQKHHFNMYLDGEFYSLYLRKTNYEFGDSLSKLDPYILYKKVLQPILGIEDLRNDKRISYIHGKNDLIEIKTRIDKGEFAVGFGMLPLSIKEIKETADEGLTMPPKSTYIEPKLLSGLTIYEFEIN comes from the coding sequence TTGACCAAAATACTTCCATTTAAAGCGGTTAGGCCGCAACGCGCCAAAGCCGGCCTTGTAGCTACAAAATCTTTTGAAGATTATACTGAAGCTGAAATAAGAGCGATCTTACAGTATAACCCGTATTCATTTTTACATATTCTGAATCCGGGTTATAAATTTCAGCACGAAATAACGGGCGGACAACGATTTCAAATGGTTAAGAATCGTTACCTGGAATTTAAAGAAGAAAACTCTTTTATAAAAGATGAAAAACCCGCTTACTACCTTTACAAAATTGTAAGCCGGGAAAGTAGTTGCTGCGGAATTATCGCTGCGGCCAGTGCCGAGGATTATGAAAATAACCTCATTAAAAAACACGAAGACACCATTGCCCATCGCGAAACATTGTTCAAGGATTATTTGAAAGTAGTAGGTTTTAATACCGAACCGGTTTTACTTACTTATCCCGATAATTCTAAAATTAATGACGTGATCGCCCAGGTTATGGCAACCCGTGCCGAATATGAATTTGCCACTGCAAACCGGGAAATCCATTATTTATGGAAGATTGATGAGGAAGAGCTATTGGAACAAATTAAGGAAGAGTTTGAGCAGATGCCGCATTTGTATATTGCTGACGGCCACCATAGAAGTGCCTCCTCTTATTTGTTAGCCCAGGAATCGAAAGCAGCTAATGCAAATCACACCGGCAAGGAAGCTTATAATTATTTTTTAAGCTATCTTATTTCAGAAAGCAATTTAAAGATCCACGAATTTAGTAGGTTGGTAACCGATTTGAATGGGCATACCAAGGAAGAGTTCCTTATTCAGCTAGATGAGTATTTTCGGATTGAAAATCACGGGATGGAAGTTTATAAGCCGATGCAAAAACATCATTTCAATATGTATTTGGATGGCGAATTTTATTCCCTTTATTTGCGAAAAACAAACTATGAATTTGGTGATTCTTTATCTAAATTAGATCCTTATATTTTATATAAAAAAGTGCTTCAGCCAATTTTGGGAATCGAAGACCTTAGAAATGACAAGCGTATTTCTTATATTCACGGTAAGAATGATCTCATAGAAATTAAAACTCGTATAGATAAAGGAGAATTTGCTGTAGGTTTTGGCATGCTTCCATTAAGCATAAAGGAAATTAAAGAAACCGCCGATGAAGGCTTAACAATGCCGCCAAAAAGCACCTATATTGAACCCAAACTATTAAGCGGATTGACCATTTATGAGTTTGAAATTAACTAA
- a CDS encoding YggS family pyridoxal phosphate-dependent enzyme: protein MDISENIKNFQDELPKDVTLVAISKTKSVDDLLEAYEAGQRHFGENKIQEMTEKWEKLPKDIKWHMVGHVQRNKVKYMAPYVSLIHAVDSLKLLKEIHKEADKNGHCIDCLLQIKIAEEDSKYGISADEAREILDSEEFKELDHVKVKGLMGMATFTDDEKQVKKEFDHLKTVFDEFKEQYSNFEILSMGMSGDYKIAIDSGSNMVRIGSEIFGARD, encoded by the coding sequence ATGGATATTTCAGAAAATATTAAAAATTTCCAGGATGAATTACCTAAAGATGTAACCCTGGTAGCTATTTCAAAAACCAAATCGGTAGATGATCTTTTAGAAGCATACGAAGCCGGCCAAAGGCATTTTGGAGAGAATAAGATCCAGGAAATGACCGAAAAATGGGAAAAACTTCCCAAAGATATTAAATGGCATATGGTAGGCCACGTACAGCGCAATAAAGTGAAATATATGGCGCCTTATGTTTCATTAATACACGCTGTAGATAGTTTAAAATTATTGAAAGAAATTCACAAGGAAGCCGACAAAAATGGTCATTGTATAGATTGCTTGCTTCAAATCAAAATTGCGGAAGAAGACAGTAAATATGGAATTTCAGCAGATGAAGCCAGGGAAATCTTAGATTCAGAAGAATTTAAAGAGCTAGATCATGTAAAAGTTAAAGGTCTAATGGGAATGGCCACTTTTACCGACGATGAAAAACAAGTGAAAAAAGAGTTTGATCATTTAAAAACTGTATTCGACGAGTTTAAGGAGCAATATTCAAATTTCGAAATTCTCTCCATGGGAATGAGTGGCGATTATAAAATTGCTATAGATTCCGGAAGCAATATGGTGCGTATTGGGAGTGAAATTTTTGGAGCCAGAGATTAA